The following DNA comes from Thiobacter sp. AK1.
AGCCGGCAAACGCCCTGCTGCTGGAATTTCAGCCCCTGGATCAGCATCTCAAGATCGCCCGTGAGGAGCGCCTCTACCTGCAGCAGGAATTCAATCGCGAACTGCTGCGCAACCTGACGCACGAAATCCGCAATCCGCTCGGTGGCATCCGCGGTGCGGCGCAGCTGCTGGAACACGAACTGCCGCGCGCCGGCCTGCGCGAATACACCCAGGTGATCATCAAGGAATCGGACCGGCTGCAATCCCTGATGGACCGGATGCTGGCCCCCAACCGGGCACCCCATTTCACGATGGTGAACATCCACGAAGTGTTGGAGCGGGTACGCAGCATCATCCTCGCACAACGGCCAGTGGGCGTTTCCATCCGACGCGATTACGACTTGAGCCTACCGGAGCTTTTGGCCGATCCGGAACAGTTGATCCAGGTGGTGCTCAACATCGCGCGAAATGCGGTGCAGGCGCTCGAAGCAGCGCAAATCGAGGGCGAGATCGTGTTCCGTACCCGCGTGGCCCGCCGCGTACACATCGGCAAACGCGCCTTCCGGCTGGCGATGGAGCTCAAGATCATCGACAACGGTCCGGGCATTCCGGAAGAGCTGCGGGAGAAAATTTTCTACCCCCTGGTGAGCACCAAAGGGGACGGCTCCGGCCTGGGACTGACCATCGCTCAGACCTTTGTCGCCCAGCATCAGGGCCTCATCGACTGTGACAGTCGTCCCGGCCGCACTTGTTTCACGGTGCTTCTGCCCTACGTTCATCCGGAGCAGGCCCACTAGCATGACAGACCAGAATTCCGTCTGGATCATCGACGACGACCGTTCCATCCGCTGGGTGCTGGAAAAGGCCCTGGCACGGGAACACATCGCCCACCACGCCTTCGAGAGCGCAGAAAGCGCCCTGGCCGCGCTCAAACGCGCCACGCCCGAGGTGGTGGTCACCGACATTCGCATGCCTGGCGGCTCCGGCCTGGATCTGCTGCAGGCGATCAAGGCCCGTCACCCAAACTTGCCGGTGATCATCATGACCGCCTATTCGGACCTGGATAGCGCAGTGGCCGCATTCCAGGGCGGCGCTTTCGAATACCTGCCCAAGCCCTTCGACGTGGACCAGGCGGTGGAACTGATCCGCCGCGCGCTGGAAGAAAGCCGTGCAAGCGCCCAGGGCGCTGCGCCTGAGCAAGCCACCCCAGAAATCCTCGGCCAAGCACCGGCCATGCAAGAAGTCTTCCGTGCCATCGGCCGGCTCGCCCTGTCCCACGCCACCGTACTCATTACCGGCGAGTCCGGCACCGGCAAGGAACTGGTGGCGCGGGCGCTCTACCGCCACAGTCCCCGCCGCGACCAGCCCTTCATCGCCCTCAACATGGCAGCGATTCCGCGCGATTTACTCGAATCGGAGCTGTTCGGCCACGAACGGGGCGCCTTCACCGGGGCGCACACCCTGCGCCGGGGCCGGTTCGAACAAGCCGATGGCGGCACCCTGTTCCTGGACGAAATCGGCGATATGCCAGCCGAGCTGCAGACCCGGCTTCTGCGTGTGCTCTCCGACGGCCAGTTCTACCGTGTAGGTGGCCACCAGCCCATCAAGGTGAACGTGCGGGTGATCGCCGCGACCCACCAAAATCTGGAAGAGCGCGTCAAACAAGGCTTGTTCCGGGAGGACCTGTTTCACCGCCTCAATGTCATCCGCCTGCGGCTACCGCCCCTGCGTGAACGGCGCGAAGACATCCCGCTCCTGGCGCGCCACTTCCTGGTGAAAAGTGCGCGCGAGCTCGGCGTCGAAGCAAAGAAAGTTTCCGATGCGGCGATGAAATACCTGCAGTCCCTGGACTGGACCGGCAACGTGCGGCAGCTGGAGAACGTCTGCCACTGGCTCACGGTGATGGCGCCTGGACAGAACATCGAAGTCGCCGATCTACCGCCCGAGCTGAGGAGCGAGACACCTGGCGCCACCGGCCAAGACTGGATCGCAGCGCTGGAACGCGAAGTGGAATCCCTGCTCAACCGCGGCGAGACGGGCATTATGGACAATCTCGTCACCCGCTTCGAAAAAGCCTGCCTGCTAAAAGCGCTGGACCACACCGGCGGCCGCCGCATCGAAGCAGCCCATCTTTTGGGCATCGGCCGCAACACCCTCACCCGGAAACTACAGGAACTGGGCATCGACGAAAAACTCGAGGGAAAGACGGCTGACTAATAGACCGTTGAAATGCTACTGCGCGGGGCCTTGCGCTTTTGCGCGCTATTCGCTTTCTCGTCTGTCTACTTGTCGATATGTCCCGCTCGCCAAACGCTGCGCGCCTTGCATCTGGCCATCCTCGCCACCTTGCTCAA
Coding sequences within:
- the ntrC gene encoding nitrogen regulation protein NR(I), encoding MTDQNSVWIIDDDRSIRWVLEKALAREHIAHHAFESAESALAALKRATPEVVVTDIRMPGGSGLDLLQAIKARHPNLPVIIMTAYSDLDSAVAAFQGGAFEYLPKPFDVDQAVELIRRALEESRASAQGAAPEQATPEILGQAPAMQEVFRAIGRLALSHATVLITGESGTGKELVARALYRHSPRRDQPFIALNMAAIPRDLLESELFGHERGAFTGAHTLRRGRFEQADGGTLFLDEIGDMPAELQTRLLRVLSDGQFYRVGGHQPIKVNVRVIAATHQNLEERVKQGLFREDLFHRLNVIRLRLPPLRERREDIPLLARHFLVKSARELGVEAKKVSDAAMKYLQSLDWTGNVRQLENVCHWLTVMAPGQNIEVADLPPELRSETPGATGQDWIAALEREVESLLNRGETGIMDNLVTRFEKACLLKALDHTGGRRIEAAHLLGIGRNTLTRKLQELGIDEKLEGKTAD
- the glnL gene encoding nitrogen regulation protein NR(II), translating into MTVPAPPSFPVGLEQLATAVMLLDGELSIQYLNPAAENLFELSLRTVRGQPLSQAFVETGGLVSAMEIALTEGVSFTEHELTLATLANRYRVNCIITPLAQPANALLLEFQPLDQHLKIAREERLYLQQEFNRELLRNLTHEIRNPLGGIRGAAQLLEHELPRAGLREYTQVIIKESDRLQSLMDRMLAPNRAPHFTMVNIHEVLERVRSIILAQRPVGVSIRRDYDLSLPELLADPEQLIQVVLNIARNAVQALEAAQIEGEIVFRTRVARRVHIGKRAFRLAMELKIIDNGPGIPEELREKIFYPLVSTKGDGSGLGLTIAQTFVAQHQGLIDCDSRPGRTCFTVLLPYVHPEQAH